In the Flavisolibacter tropicus genome, one interval contains:
- a CDS encoding glycoside hydrolase family 130 protein: protein MKQYYLLLIVLLFVNCNLKQTKHPLAEADSDWTLLGFVKMDRLNPILQPDSTSTFYCPISRKGVQWEARNVLNPAAVVREGKVYMLYRAQDQAMTSRLGLAVSDDGLHFKKERWPVLFPQSDSLKKYEWKGGVEDPRIVEREDGMYILTYTAYDGKTARLCLATSSDLKSWTKHGLVIRGEQYKNLWSKSGAILARLQGNRVVAAKVKGKYWMYFGDSNIFMATSDDLIHWEVATSEESKQMVPVLNPRPGYFDSRLVEPGPFALLYKGGILLIYNGSNAANYNDRAKPRFAYSAGQALFDSSMPYRLVKRMDMPFIFPDRSYERTGEVNEVCFVEGLVYFQNRWLLYYGTADSKIAVAIKEEG, encoded by the coding sequence ATGAAGCAGTACTATCTCTTGTTGATTGTATTACTGTTTGTTAACTGCAATCTGAAACAGACAAAGCATCCGCTAGCTGAAGCGGATAGTGATTGGACGCTCCTTGGTTTTGTCAAAATGGACCGGCTTAATCCGATTTTGCAACCCGATTCTACTTCTACTTTTTATTGCCCTATAAGTCGCAAAGGTGTTCAGTGGGAAGCAAGAAATGTATTAAATCCTGCCGCGGTAGTAAGAGAAGGAAAGGTCTATATGCTCTACCGGGCGCAGGATCAGGCCATGACGTCACGTTTAGGGTTAGCTGTTAGTGATGATGGTTTGCATTTTAAAAAAGAGCGCTGGCCCGTGTTGTTTCCTCAAAGCGATAGTTTGAAAAAGTATGAATGGAAAGGCGGTGTTGAAGATCCCCGTATTGTAGAGCGGGAAGATGGCATGTATATTCTTACCTACACTGCCTACGATGGTAAAACAGCCCGGCTTTGCCTGGCCACTTCTTCTGATCTAAAGTCGTGGACAAAGCATGGGTTAGTGATTCGCGGCGAACAGTATAAAAACCTATGGTCGAAGTCAGGCGCTATCCTGGCCCGGTTGCAAGGCAATCGGGTAGTGGCTGCCAAGGTAAAAGGCAAATACTGGATGTATTTTGGTGATAGCAATATTTTTATGGCTACTTCTGATGATCTCATTCATTGGGAGGTGGCTACCAGTGAAGAAAGCAAACAGATGGTGCCTGTACTTAATCCACGTCCAGGTTATTTCGATAGTAGGCTGGTAGAACCAGGCCCTTTTGCGCTCTTGTACAAAGGAGGCATCCTGCTTATCTATAATGGCAGTAATGCGGCTAATTATAATGACAGGGCAAAGCCGCGCTTTGCATACAGCGCCGGACAAGCTTTATTTGATAGCAGTATGCCTTATCGATTGGTTAAGCGTATGGATATGCCTTTTATTTTCCCCGACAGGTCTTATGAGCGAACAGGCGAAGTGAATGAAGTCTGCTTTGTTGAAGGATTGGTATACTTTCAAAACCGGTGGCTGCTTTATTATGGAACAGCCGATTCAAAGATTGCTGTGGCAATAAAAGAAGAGGGATAA
- a CDS encoding S41 family peptidase yields MMKRLMAAAALAVSLSSAAQETPLWMRYPAISPDGKTIVFSYKGDLYKVPASGGEAYPLTLHEAHDFMPVWSRDGKWIAFASDRYGNFDVYVMPAAGGEARRLTYHSANDYPYDFTPDGKTVLFGTNRNDVYTSARFPQKGLFQKLYQVPVTGGRSVMFLSAGSEFAHFNSKGDKVIFQDRKGYEDAWRKRHTSSVTRDIWVYDTKKDEYTQVSAFEGEDREPVWGGDDNTFYYLSEKDGSQNIYKSVLGGQSSTQVLTKLKDHPVRHLSRANDGTLSFTYNGEIYTLKEGGSPQKVAIRIGTDTRTNAEKILPINTGVTQTALSPNGKEIAFVVRGEVFVTSVEGGFTKRITNTPEQERSVEFSPDGRTLYYASERGNSWDIYRATIERKEEPYFYTSTVIKEEPVVATEAEEFQPDISPDGKEIAYLEERNVLKVYNIATKKSRTIVPAGVNFSYADGDQYYTWSPDGKWLAFNSAEGRWGSSEVALMKADGSGQRKNVTTSGFFDGSPKWAFGGKALLWTTDRDGKKPLAFQGAREVDVYAMFFDQEAYDKFRLTKDEFSLLKEKEDKDKEAAKKDTSLKIAAPNKNWEPLFEGLDNRKMRLTINSGNISDFMLSNDGEKLYFLARMEKGYDLWMTNPRTKETKLIAKLDGGPAGLDVSKDGKSLFVVSDGKIMKVDADAGKVSPVTVNGEMVLKADKERAYIFDHAWRQVAKKFYDPKIHGLNWDKYHADYAKFLPYINNNYDFQELLSEFLGELNASHTGGRYAPPQQNTDATASLGLLYDETYAGEGVKVMEVLEGGPFINARTKIKKGVIIEKIDGEAIPDNTDWAYLLNRKNSKNVLLSLYDPTTKQRWEETTKPITQGEEQNLLYNRWVAMNRKKVEELSGGKVGYVHIQGMNDGSYRTVYEDVLGKAADKEALIVDTRFNGGGWLHDDLVTFLSGKKYLDFSPQGVKPMVGEPRNKWTAPSTVLMSESNYSDAFIFPYAYKSLGIGKTIGMPVPGTGTAVWWETQIDPTIVFGIPMIATIGKEGRPTENLQLEPDIKVPNDYKSVLAGKDPQLERAVKEMLDEIKKEKEKKGF; encoded by the coding sequence ATGATGAAAAGACTGATGGCTGCAGCTGCACTAGCCGTAAGCTTGAGTAGCGCCGCACAGGAAACACCCCTTTGGATGCGCTATCCTGCCATATCACCGGATGGCAAAACCATTGTGTTTAGCTACAAAGGTGATCTATACAAGGTGCCCGCCAGTGGTGGTGAGGCCTACCCTTTAACCTTGCACGAAGCGCATGATTTTATGCCCGTTTGGAGCCGCGATGGCAAATGGATTGCATTTGCATCTGACCGCTATGGCAATTTTGACGTGTATGTAATGCCAGCTGCAGGTGGTGAAGCCCGTCGCCTAACCTATCATTCGGCTAATGATTACCCTTATGATTTTACGCCTGATGGAAAGACGGTTTTGTTTGGCACTAACCGGAATGACGTTTATACATCTGCTCGATTCCCGCAAAAGGGTTTGTTCCAGAAGTTATACCAGGTACCTGTAACCGGTGGCCGCTCTGTAATGTTCTTATCGGCAGGCTCTGAGTTTGCCCATTTTAATAGCAAAGGTGATAAGGTGATCTTCCAGGACCGCAAAGGTTATGAAGACGCCTGGCGCAAGCGACATACATCTTCCGTTACCCGCGACATCTGGGTATACGATACCAAGAAAGATGAATACACACAAGTGTCGGCTTTTGAAGGCGAAGACCGTGAGCCGGTATGGGGTGGCGATGATAACACATTCTACTACCTGAGTGAAAAAGACGGTTCTCAGAATATTTATAAATCTGTACTGGGCGGACAAAGCTCAACACAGGTGCTTACCAAATTAAAAGACCACCCGGTACGTCACTTAAGCCGGGCCAATGACGGTACATTATCTTTTACATATAACGGTGAAATTTATACGCTGAAAGAAGGTGGTTCACCACAAAAGGTAGCCATCCGCATTGGAACAGATACCCGCACTAACGCCGAAAAGATCTTACCAATCAATACAGGTGTTACACAAACAGCTCTTTCCCCCAACGGAAAGGAGATTGCCTTTGTGGTGCGTGGAGAGGTCTTTGTAACCTCTGTAGAAGGTGGCTTTACTAAACGTATTACCAATACGCCTGAACAAGAGCGTAGTGTTGAATTCAGTCCTGATGGCCGTACCCTTTATTATGCTTCAGAGCGCGGCAATAGCTGGGATATTTACCGTGCTACTATTGAGCGTAAAGAAGAACCTTACTTCTATACATCCACAGTGATCAAGGAAGAACCGGTAGTGGCTACAGAAGCTGAAGAATTTCAGCCCGACATCTCTCCCGATGGAAAAGAGATCGCCTACTTAGAAGAACGAAATGTTTTGAAAGTATATAACATCGCTACTAAAAAAAGCAGAACCATTGTACCTGCTGGTGTTAACTTTTCGTATGCCGATGGAGACCAGTACTATACCTGGTCGCCCGACGGCAAATGGCTGGCGTTTAATTCAGCAGAAGGCCGCTGGGGCTCTTCTGAAGTAGCCTTAATGAAAGCTGATGGCAGTGGCCAGCGTAAGAACGTAACTACCAGCGGCTTCTTTGATGGTTCTCCCAAGTGGGCCTTTGGTGGTAAAGCCTTATTATGGACAACCGACCGCGATGGTAAAAAGCCACTGGCTTTCCAAGGTGCTCGTGAAGTGGATGTATATGCTATGTTCTTTGACCAGGAAGCGTATGATAAATTCCGTCTGACCAAAGACGAGTTTTCCTTACTGAAAGAAAAAGAGGACAAGGATAAAGAAGCTGCCAAGAAAGATACCAGCCTGAAGATCGCTGCACCAAATAAAAACTGGGAGCCACTGTTTGAAGGATTGGATAATCGTAAGATGCGCCTGACGATTAATTCGGGCAATATTTCTGACTTTATGCTAAGCAATGATGGCGAGAAATTGTACTTCTTAGCAAGAATGGAGAAAGGTTATGATCTGTGGATGACCAATCCACGCACTAAAGAAACCAAACTGATTGCGAAGCTAGATGGCGGTCCTGCTGGTCTTGATGTTTCTAAAGACGGCAAATCATTGTTTGTAGTTAGTGATGGCAAGATCATGAAAGTGGATGCTGATGCAGGAAAAGTAAGCCCTGTTACAGTTAATGGTGAAATGGTATTGAAGGCTGATAAAGAAAGAGCTTACATCTTTGATCACGCTTGGCGCCAGGTAGCTAAGAAATTCTATGATCCGAAAATCCATGGATTGAACTGGGATAAGTACCACGCAGACTATGCCAAGTTCCTACCTTATATCAACAACAACTACGACTTCCAGGAGTTATTGAGTGAGTTCCTTGGCGAGCTGAATGCTTCGCATACAGGTGGCCGCTACGCACCTCCGCAACAGAATACAGACGCAACCGCTTCGCTTGGCTTACTCTATGATGAAACCTATGCCGGTGAAGGCGTTAAGGTTATGGAAGTATTGGAAGGTGGTCCATTTATCAATGCACGCACCAAGATCAAAAAAGGTGTGATCATTGAAAAGATCGACGGAGAAGCTATCCCTGATAATACAGATTGGGCCTACTTACTTAATCGAAAAAATAGCAAGAATGTTCTGTTAAGCCTTTATGATCCAACGACAAAACAACGCTGGGAAGAAACCACTAAACCCATCACACAAGGTGAAGAGCAAAACCTGTTGTATAACCGTTGGGTAGCTATGAACCGCAAAAAAGTAGAAGAGCTATCGGGCGGTAAAGTAGGCTACGTACATATCCAAGGTATGAACGATGGTAGCTATCGCACCGTATATGAGGACGTGCTAGGTAAGGCTGCTGATAAAGAAGCACTGATTGTAGATACACGCTTCAATGGCGGTGGCTGGCTGCACGACGACCTGGTAACATTCCTGAGTGGTAAGAAATACTTAGACTTTTCACCGCAGGGTGTAAAGCCTATGGTGGGTGAACCACGTAATAAATGGACGGCGCCATCTACTGTGCTCATGAGCGAAAGCAATTATTCTGATGCCTTCATCTTCCCCTATGCTTATAAGAGCCTGGGTATTGGTAAAACCATTGGTATGCCTGTTCCTGGTACAGGTACTGCCGTATGGTGGGAAACACAGATTGACCCCACAATAGTATTTGGTATTCCAATGATTGCCACTATTGGAAAAGAAGGACGTCCTACTGAAAACCTGCAACTAGAGCCAGATATTAAAGTGCCAAATGATTACAAGTCGGTGCTGGCAGGTAAAGATCCTCAACTGGAAAGAGCCGTGAAAGAAATGTTGGATGAGATCAAAAAAGAAAAAGAGAAAAAAGGGTTCTAG
- a CDS encoding endonuclease domain-containing protein yields the protein MVKNKFEERLNACKVDFHAVVPVQKTDKLLRLDFTANNTELTPEILSNTILFSEYVDKQLKQAGATYGIGGYNEHRTIYSRSEVFDGAAPSVAPPCLPEGDDLNAQGQLEEDDEEDLDSLLGEREGSYGCQWADPFYYKQLKEYALSHRKQPTHAEAVLWYALKGRQLGGYRFRQQHIIDKYIADFVCLGKRLIIEVDGLIHQLPDNKESGQARSEALIQKGFTVIRFTNDQVLHQKDQVLQTILLRLSQLPSIKEQSDLSSPFGGKGAEPRRLHLGTDIWGPVDTPIYAPLAGTVHSVGFNDAYGDYGATLILQHEINGLIFHTLYGHLSLNSIQDKQQGQEIEKGAWIASFGDIAENGNWPPHLHFQLILDMQGYNGDYPGVCRFSERESYLYNCPNPELILGMEQFVL from the coding sequence ATGGTTAAAAATAAATTTGAAGAGCGGTTAAATGCATGTAAGGTTGATTTTCACGCGGTTGTACCTGTACAGAAAACAGACAAACTTTTACGCTTAGACTTTACGGCTAACAACACAGAATTAACGCCTGAGATCTTATCCAATACAATCCTTTTCTCTGAATATGTAGACAAGCAGCTGAAACAAGCCGGTGCTACTTATGGTATTGGTGGTTACAATGAGCACCGGACTATTTATAGCAGGAGTGAGGTTTTTGATGGAGCAGCCCCCTCAGTGGCCCCTCCTTGCCTCCCCGAAGGGGATGACCTCAACGCACAAGGCCAGCTTGAGGAAGATGATGAGGAGGATTTGGATAGTTTATTAGGCGAGAGGGAAGGTAGCTATGGCTGCCAATGGGCGGATCCATTTTATTATAAGCAGTTGAAAGAATATGCTTTAAGCCATAGAAAACAGCCTACGCATGCTGAAGCAGTTTTATGGTATGCTTTGAAGGGACGACAACTAGGAGGATATCGCTTTAGGCAACAACATATTATTGACAAGTATATCGCCGATTTTGTGTGTTTAGGCAAACGTCTTATAATTGAAGTTGATGGTTTGATTCATCAACTTCCAGATAATAAAGAAAGTGGTCAAGCTAGAAGTGAGGCGCTAATACAAAAAGGCTTTACCGTTATCCGGTTCACAAACGACCAAGTGTTACATCAAAAAGATCAAGTCCTTCAAACTATTCTCTTACGTTTAAGCCAATTGCCAAGTATAAAGGAACAATCTGACCTAAGTTCCCCCTTCGGGGGAAAGGGGGCCGAGCCGCGTCGATTGCATTTAGGTACTGACATTTGGGGACCAGTAGATACGCCGATATATGCGCCTTTAGCAGGAACCGTCCATAGCGTAGGTTTTAATGATGCCTATGGCGATTATGGTGCAACCCTGATCCTGCAGCATGAAATCAATGGCTTAATCTTTCATACCTTATATGGTCATTTAAGCTTAAACTCTATCCAGGATAAACAGCAAGGGCAGGAGATCGAGAAGGGGGCCTGGATAGCGAGTTTTGGTGATATAGCTGAAAATGGTAACTGGCCGCCACATTTACATTTTCAGTTGATCTTGGATATGCAAGGCTATAATGGTGATTATCCCGGCGTTTGTCGGTTTTCCGAAAGGGAAAGCTACCTCTACAACTGTCCGAACCCTGAACTCATCCTTGGTATGGAACAGTTTGTTTTATGA
- a CDS encoding OmpA family protein: MAFNLLDTVRGYLSPSLVERASSYLGESPTGINKALTAIIPTVLGMFVNRAETGNAQGLLNDAYEAADSNVLSQPQRLFTGEMSSFLTGGLGRLENLLGGNASNILSSIGNFAGIKSNAVQGLMGIIAPIGLGVIGRHAREENLSAQGLTSYLSSQKADIGNALPSGFSLDSFLGEPLRAGRTTTITGETPRMARVETVPERRKSSMMAWLLLGLGAIALIWLLNRNRNDNTTSTAKTNITTTENRAAKAPTTTTTEAPITTTTIETNRAAVRVRLTNGVEIDAYKGGIEDKLVNCLNDASCTAGKEKWFDFDNINFETGSAQLTPSSQLQVRNIVSILNAYPNAKIKIGGYTDKTGNDAANKTLSQQRADAVLNAIKNSGANTSQLVGAEGYGSAFAKVPAIASDEERRQDRRIAVQLRSK; encoded by the coding sequence ATGGCATTCAATCTTCTGGATACCGTTCGCGGCTATCTGTCTCCAAGTTTAGTGGAAAGAGCCAGTAGTTATTTGGGTGAATCTCCAACTGGTATTAACAAGGCACTTACTGCTATCATTCCCACAGTGTTGGGCATGTTTGTCAATCGTGCTGAAACAGGTAATGCGCAAGGCTTATTAAATGATGCCTATGAGGCTGCTGACAGTAATGTATTAAGCCAGCCGCAGCGTTTGTTTACTGGTGAAATGAGTTCTTTTCTGACTGGAGGTTTGGGTCGACTTGAGAATTTGCTAGGTGGTAATGCCTCAAATATCCTTTCATCTATTGGCAATTTTGCTGGCATAAAGTCAAATGCCGTTCAAGGACTTATGGGTATTATTGCTCCTATTGGTTTAGGAGTTATAGGAAGGCATGCAAGAGAAGAAAATTTGTCTGCTCAGGGGTTGACGTCCTATCTGTCTAGTCAAAAAGCTGATATTGGCAATGCGTTGCCATCAGGATTTTCATTAGATAGCTTTCTTGGCGAACCACTCAGAGCTGGCCGTACAACAACTATTACAGGCGAAACACCTCGAATGGCACGTGTGGAGACCGTGCCCGAGCGGCGAAAGTCTAGTATGATGGCCTGGTTACTGTTAGGACTTGGAGCTATTGCTTTGATTTGGCTCTTAAATCGTAACAGAAACGATAATACAACATCAACTGCAAAAACCAATATTACTACTACGGAAAACCGTGCAGCAAAAGCGCCAACAACTACAACAACAGAAGCACCGATAACTACAACAACGATTGAAACGAATAGAGCTGCGGTAAGAGTGCGGTTGACAAATGGAGTGGAAATAGATGCCTATAAGGGAGGTATAGAAGATAAGTTGGTGAACTGTTTAAATGACGCTAGTTGTACTGCAGGAAAAGAAAAGTGGTTTGACTTTGATAATATCAATTTTGAAACCGGTAGTGCACAGCTTACACCATCCAGCCAGCTGCAGGTCCGTAACATTGTATCGATCTTAAATGCCTATCCAAATGCCAAAATTAAAATAGGCGGTTATACAGATAAAACTGGCAATGATGCGGCTAATAAGACCTTAAGCCAGCAGCGCGCTGATGCTGTATTGAATGCCATAAAAAATTCTGGTGCAAATACAAGCCAATTAGTGGGGGCTGAAGGCTATGGGTCTGCCTTTGCGAAAGTACCAGCAATTGCATCAGATGAAGAAAGACGACAAGATAGAAGGATTGCTGTGCAACTGCGCAGTAAATAA
- a CDS encoding NAD(P)H-binding protein: MKYVITGSAGHISKPLAEQLLAAGHEVTVIGRNAEHLKELTDKGAKAAIGSIEDVAFLKQAFAGADAVYTMVPPIFNVTDWKAHIGKVGKNYADAIQANNIKYVVNLSSFGAHRPDGCGPVSGLYRAEGALNALTDVNIIHLRPGYFFQNFLGNIDMVKHMNIIGSNFGGDDFKLVLADPSDIAAVAAEALLKLDFKGHTVRYITSDERNTADIASVLGKAVNKPELPWIIFTDEQAVEGLKQAGLPEEIAKNYTEMGAGLRTGIMAEDYWKNRPSSFGKTKLEDFAQTFAAVYNKS, from the coding sequence ATGAAATACGTTATTACAGGAAGTGCAGGACACATATCAAAGCCATTGGCAGAACAATTATTGGCGGCCGGCCATGAAGTAACTGTTATAGGCAGAAACGCAGAACATTTAAAAGAATTAACGGATAAGGGAGCAAAAGCAGCAATTGGGTCTATAGAGGATGTTGCTTTTTTAAAACAAGCTTTTGCCGGCGCGGATGCTGTATACACTATGGTACCGCCCATATTTAATGTAACTGACTGGAAGGCTCATATTGGAAAGGTTGGTAAAAACTACGCCGATGCTATTCAAGCAAACAACATAAAGTACGTAGTGAACCTAAGTAGCTTTGGCGCGCATAGACCAGACGGTTGTGGCCCCGTCAGTGGCTTATACCGCGCAGAAGGTGCTTTGAATGCACTAACAGATGTCAATATCATACACTTACGCCCCGGTTACTTCTTTCAGAATTTCCTGGGCAATATTGATATGGTAAAACACATGAACATCATTGGCAGCAATTTCGGTGGTGATGATTTCAAGTTGGTTTTAGCCGATCCTAGTGATATTGCTGCAGTAGCTGCTGAAGCATTATTAAAATTAGACTTCAAAGGACACACCGTGCGTTATATTACCAGCGATGAACGCAATACTGCAGATATTGCTTCTGTATTAGGAAAAGCGGTTAACAAACCCGAGTTGCCTTGGATAATCTTTACCGATGAACAGGCCGTAGAGGGTTTAAAGCAAGCTGGCTTACCAGAGGAAATTGCCAAGAACTATACAGAAATGGGTGCAGGTTTGCGCACTGGAATTATGGCGGAAGACTATTGGAAAAACCGTCCTTCCAGCTTTGGAAAAACTAAACTGGAAGATTTTGCCCAAACCTTTGCAGCCGTATATAATAAGAGCTAA
- a CDS encoding MarR family winged helix-turn-helix transcriptional regulator, producing the protein MKVSGSKYGQCLYFTSAALARKVEKLAQASWKKVDLSPSHGYLLMSILEEPGMQPTALAEQLQLQPSTITRLIEKLEEKSW; encoded by the coding sequence ATGAAAGTAAGCGGTTCTAAATATGGTCAATGCCTTTACTTTACTTCTGCTGCACTAGCCCGCAAAGTGGAGAAATTGGCACAAGCCAGCTGGAAGAAAGTAGACCTCTCTCCCAGCCATGGCTATTTATTAATGTCCATCTTAGAAGAGCCAGGCATGCAACCAACCGCCTTAGCGGAGCAGCTACAGTTGCAACCCAGCACCATTACCCGTTTAATTGAGAAACTAGAAGAAAAAAGCTGGTAA
- the ruvB gene encoding Holliday junction branch migration DNA helicase RuvB, producing the protein MSNPNLKSGQEGLSAADKEFENNIRPKDIEQFSGQEQIIENLRIFIKAAKIRGEALDHVLFHGPPGLGKTTLSRIVANELGVNIKETSGPVIEKPGDLAGLLTNLGPSDVLFIDEIHRLSTVVEEYLYSAMEDYKIDIMIDSGPNAKSIQINLNPFTLIGATTRSGLLTAPLLSRFAIKSRLEYYDSTTLQKIILRAAHILNAQIDTDAAGEIARRSRGTPRIANGLLRRVRDFAQVLNDGQIDIGITQHALRALHVDEHGLDEMDNRILAAIVEKFKGGPVGITTIATSVGEEAGTLEEVYEPFLIQEGFIKRTPRGREATEKAYEHLGKTPPAYGATGTLFSL; encoded by the coding sequence ATGTCAAATCCTAATCTAAAAAGTGGGCAGGAGGGGTTATCAGCAGCCGATAAAGAGTTTGAGAATAATATACGACCAAAGGATATAGAGCAGTTTTCAGGGCAGGAGCAGATCATTGAAAACCTGCGCATTTTTATTAAGGCCGCTAAGATTCGCGGTGAGGCATTGGATCACGTGCTGTTTCATGGCCCTCCTGGTTTAGGTAAAACCACCTTATCACGCATCGTTGCCAACGAGTTGGGCGTAAACATCAAAGAAACTTCTGGTCCAGTCATTGAAAAACCAGGTGATCTGGCAGGCTTGTTAACCAACCTGGGGCCAAGTGATGTATTGTTTATTGACGAGATTCACCGCTTGAGTACAGTCGTAGAAGAATATCTGTATTCCGCTATGGAAGATTATAAGATCGATATCATGATCGATAGCGGTCCTAATGCCAAGAGCATTCAAATCAATTTAAATCCCTTTACGCTTATAGGTGCTACCACACGTAGCGGTTTGTTAACAGCACCGTTGCTATCCCGCTTTGCCATTAAGTCGCGCCTGGAGTATTATGATTCTACAACCTTACAAAAGATCATTTTACGGGCAGCACATATCTTAAATGCCCAAATTGATACTGACGCTGCTGGTGAAATAGCCCGCCGCAGTAGAGGTACGCCTCGTATTGCTAACGGGTTATTGCGCCGGGTAAGAGACTTTGCCCAGGTATTGAACGATGGACAGATCGATATAGGTATTACCCAACACGCCCTACGTGCTCTGCATGTTGACGAGCATGGCCTGGATGAAATGGATAACCGCATTCTGGCAGCTATTGTTGAAAAGTTTAAAGGTGGGCCTGTAGGTATCACCACCATTGCTACATCTGTTGGTGAAGAAGCGGGTACGCTGGAAGAAGTGTATGAACCGTTCCTGATCCAGGAAGGCTTTATCAAGCGCACGCCTCGTGGCAGAGAGGCTACTGAAAAAGCGTATGAGCATTTGGGTAAAACGCCACCGGCTTATGGAGCTACAGGCACACTATTCAGTTTGTAG
- a CDS encoding T9SS type A sorting domain-containing protein: MKQHYLKASFFFLFLLAIKTGFTQTGPGGVGTTDGTSSLKVWLRADKNAYTNAGVTAAANGQAVQQWNDQSGSNLYARQTDAVALKPTYKASFSNGQPALSFANNQLVVPFDISPAVTPNFTVFAVASHKTALRVKSKLFGHDNGGYDRTIGFDDRATKKFTYFSGSSVGDFSDQPVANTPFLITANYTTTTFSGWMNGAQEVSGASVSNGAGVNYFGIGNLTGTAGSGAEYWNGDIAEFILFNRSVTKAERILVENYLSAKYGTTLSADDFYTKDNNGYDFDVTGIGQADDNSQVTSAVGAGIIKISMDNPSGLAAGSNFLFIGHNNGSLAADAADIPTGLVKRMNRTWAVSETGEVGTVTLSIDLGDQPVASAADLRLLIDTDNDGVFSDETDGVGVIGGAIQSGTVYTFNSVNLADGTLFTIGSTTPVTLPLTLTSFELIKGSTNQLVWRTASEQNTAFFEVQRSTDGRNFNTIGKVDAAGNSTYERSYSFTDAANVQGKIYYRLKMVDVDNKFEYSAVVSASNDAATYTLRLAPNPVVNNIVISGLKNGTSFIRVLNANGEVVAQQQTTKTRTEIDFTKQPAGSYFIQVTNNNKVLTEKIIKK; the protein is encoded by the coding sequence ATGAAACAACATTACCTTAAAGCATCATTTTTCTTTCTTTTTCTTTTAGCAATTAAAACTGGATTTACCCAAACAGGTCCTGGTGGTGTAGGAACCACCGACGGCACTTCTTCCTTAAAAGTATGGTTGCGTGCTGATAAAAATGCGTATACCAATGCAGGTGTTACTGCAGCTGCCAATGGACAAGCCGTGCAACAATGGAATGATCAATCCGGTAGTAACCTGTACGCAAGGCAAACAGATGCTGTAGCACTAAAGCCTACGTATAAGGCATCGTTTAGTAATGGACAGCCAGCTTTAAGCTTTGCTAATAATCAATTAGTAGTACCATTTGACATCAGTCCCGCGGTAACTCCCAATTTTACCGTGTTTGCTGTGGCATCTCATAAGACTGCTTTAAGAGTAAAATCGAAGTTGTTTGGTCACGATAATGGTGGATATGACCGGACCATTGGTTTTGATGATAGAGCGACAAAGAAGTTCACCTACTTTTCAGGTAGCTCTGTCGGTGACTTTTCTGATCAGCCAGTTGCTAATACGCCCTTTCTTATTACTGCAAATTATACTACCACTACTTTTTCTGGTTGGATGAATGGTGCACAGGAAGTAAGCGGTGCTAGTGTGTCGAACGGGGCTGGGGTAAATTATTTTGGCATCGGGAACCTTACAGGCACTGCAGGATCGGGTGCAGAGTATTGGAACGGCGATATAGCCGAATTCATCCTTTTCAATAGGTCTGTAACCAAGGCTGAACGCATACTGGTAGAGAACTACCTGTCGGCCAAATATGGTACTACACTTAGTGCTGATGATTTCTATACGAAGGATAATAATGGGTACGATTTTGATGTAACCGGTATTGGGCAAGCCGATGATAATTCACAAGTGACAAGTGCAGTAGGGGCCGGTATAATCAAAATCAGTATGGACAATCCATCAGGTTTGGCTGCTGGTAGCAATTTTCTATTCATTGGCCACAATAATGGAAGCCTTGCAGCAGATGCGGCAGATATACCAACCGGCTTGGTTAAGCGTATGAACAGAACATGGGCTGTTTCTGAAACAGGAGAGGTAGGCACTGTTACTTTAAGCATTGACCTTGGTGACCAACCGGTAGCTAGTGCAGCTGACTTACGTTTATTGATTGACACTGATAATGATGGCGTATTTAGCGACGAAACGGATGGAGTTGGTGTTATAGGCGGAGCCATACAGTCTGGAACAGTTTATACATTTAATTCTGTTAACTTGGCAGATGGCACCCTCTTTACTATTGGTTCTACTACCCCTGTTACCCTTCCACTCACACTTACCAGCTTTGAGTTAATAAAGGGCAGTACGAATCAATTAGTGTGGCGCACTGCATCCGAGCAGAATACTGCCTTCTTCGAAGTGCAAAGAAGTACAGATGGAAGGAACTTCAACACGATAGGTAAAGTCGATGCCGCTGGTAACAGTACATACGAGCGTAGCTATTCTTTTACTGATGCGGCTAACGTACAGGGAAAAATATATTACCGGTTAAAGATGGTTGACGTAGATAACAAGTTTGAGTATTCAGCTGTTGTAAGTGCTTCCAACGACGCGGCTACTTACACACTACGCCTGGCTCCAAATCCAGTAGTGAATAATATTGTTATTAGCGGGCTGAAGAACGGTACTTCCTTTATACGTGTTCTTAATGCAAATGGAGAAGTGGTAGCACAACAGCAAACTACTAAAACCCGAACTGAAATAGACTTTACAAAACAGCCTGCTGGTTCTTATTTCATACAGGTTACAAACAATAATAAGGTGCTTACAGAGAAGATTATTAAGAAGTAA